AGATCGTGGTACGCGGATATCATTGTCCGCCTGTACAACAACCATATTGGAATACAATTGACCTATATGCCTTTCACGATATGAATATGCTTTATCAAATGATTGATGAAGCATACGATGCAGTAATAGGAAAGCTTAGCAGAAAAATGAAAATGCAATTACTATCCATGACAGATATTGATTTTAGGGAGTTGGATGGCGAACATCCTGATTTTACAATGCTTGGTAATAATCAAAGAGATAGTGGCTTAGATGTAATTGTTGCATATAAAGAAGGAGTTCCGGTAGCTTGTGGAGCCTATAAAATGTATGATGAGGATCATGCTGAACTAAAATGTATCTTTACCGAACCGTCTAGTCGAAATATGGGATTGGGTTCAGAAATACTAAGAAGATTAGAGGCGAAAGCAAAAATAAATGGATTCAAGTGGTGTGTTTTAGAAACAGATATATCCTCTGAAAAAGCCAGTCATATATTCAAAAAAGCAGGCTATCAAGTGATACCGGGCTACGGTCAATATATTGATATGCCGAGTTCCTTATGCATGGAGCGAAAGATATAGAATTACAGATTATGTATTAAAAATATATTAAAATATTTAAGCATATCAATATGAGGAGGTACTATCGTTATGGATGGTGAATTAAAAATTAAAATGTATTCCTTTACCCTGGACTGCAAAGACCCACATGAGTTGGCAAAGTTCTATACTGAGCTTCTCAAATGGGAAATTGCGTTTGAAGACGAAAATTGGGTCTGTATCCACGCTCCTGGAACCAACCAGGGAACATATCCTAACATATTGTTCCAGCGTAATCCTGAGTATTTGCCACCTGTTTGGCCTGAAAAACCTGAAGCTCAGCAGCAAATGGCGCATTTGGACTTTGTTGTTAATGATTTGGAAAAGGCAGTTCAGCATGCAATCCAGTGTGGAGCAAAAGTCGCAGAGGATCAATTTTCTGATGACTGGAGAGTTATGTTTGATCCTTCCGGACATCCCTTTTGCTTATGTCCTATGATATCCCTTATGGAAAGCGATGATTTTGCATTATTATAATTTTTTCTCCCTTAATTTCACAACATTAGCGGCACTACGTCTGCGGCTATCCTCAATAGCAGCGTAGTGCTTTTTCGTGGTATTCACATCCTTATGGCCGAGAACATCGGCTACAAGGTAGATATCACCGGTTTCTCTGTAGAGACTGGTACCATAGGTGCTTCGAAGCTTATGAGGTGTTATTTTCTTTAATTTTGTAACAGTGGAAGCATATTTCTTTACCAGGTTCTCTACAGAACGAACGTTGAGACGTTTCATCTGCATAGAGAGAAAGAGAGCATTCGTATGTCCGTCTTCTGGAACCATCTTTTTACGTTCCTCCAGATAATTAAGCAAGGCTTCCCGTACTTCATCTCCAAAGTATACAACTACCTCATATCCTCCCTTTCTTCTTATCTTAATTCCGTTATTATCAAAGTCTACATCATTGATATCAAGACCTACACATTCGGATACACGAATTCCGGTACCCAATAAAAGAGTCATAAGAGCAAGATCACGGACCTTCGTTTTCTCGTGGTATCTTTGCTGTGTTTTCGTCATGTTTTCTGCATTCTCAACTTCGTCGAGAAGCTTTGCAACCTCATCAATTTCCAATCGTATGATTTCTTTGTCATGTAACTTTGGTACACTAATTAAGGAAGGAGGATTTGTAGTTATCAATTCCTTTTTGTAATAGTAATTATAAAAGCTCCTAAGAGATACGAGTTTTCTCTTCTTACCATTTTCCCGGTTAACATATTCTTTGTCATTGGATTTATAATAAGTGAGATATTCCATATATTCTTCAATATCAACGGGCTTTATCTGGTCAAGTATCTCTAACTTAATATCAGTAATAGGTGTGTTTTTCAAGGCTGGATTCGTATTCACTAGGAACTCGAAGAAAACACCCAAATCATAGGCATAAGCAATTCGTGTTCGTGAAGAGGTGGTAGGTTCAATTCCACGGAAGAAATCACGGCAAAAACGAGGCAGATTTTCAAGTAAAGCTCGTAATTTTACCGCATTATCAATATTAACCTTTTCATGATAATTATGTTCCTGCATGATATTCCTCCAAATTCTTTTCGTATATTTATTTATACAACATTTCATTTAAAGCCGCTTTCCCCAACCATCTATACCGCTACTTTGGATAGCATGAAACAGCCTTTCTCTCAACCCTGGACTTTCAAAACCAAGAGTCTTAATCAATTGCTTAATATATTCACGTTTGGTATAGCCATCCACTGGACAGGGATTTTTTACCACAGGCAGCCGGTAAGCATTGCGAAAGCCCTTTATATCTTTTTCTTCAACATAGATTAGCGGTCGTATTAATGTAATATCGGAGCGATCTAAATAAGTAACAGGAGAGAAGCAGTGAAATCTGCCCTCATAAATCAATGACATCATCATTGTTTCAATGACATCATCATAATGATGCGCATATGCTTCTTTGTTACAACCAAGTTCCTTTGCCTTTGTATTGAAAGCACCCTTACGCAT
The nucleotide sequence above comes from Variimorphobacter saccharofermentans. Encoded proteins:
- a CDS encoding GNAT family N-acetyltransferase; this encodes MKNDKTTIQSIEEYCINKAGAYEARPFGTYPICYKVMGKIFAQFNTEDSFYKITLKCEPEMAELYRQLYPEIVVRGYHCPPVQQPYWNTIDLYAFHDMNMLYQMIDEAYDAVIGKLSRKMKMQLLSMTDIDFRELDGEHPDFTMLGNNQRDSGLDVIVAYKEGVPVACGAYKMYDEDHAELKCIFTEPSSRNMGLGSEILRRLEAKAKINGFKWCVLETDISSEKASHIFKKAGYQVIPGYGQYIDMPSSLCMERKI
- a CDS encoding VOC family protein, with the translated sequence MDGELKIKMYSFTLDCKDPHELAKFYTELLKWEIAFEDENWVCIHAPGTNQGTYPNILFQRNPEYLPPVWPEKPEAQQQMAHLDFVVNDLEKAVQHAIQCGAKVAEDQFSDDWRVMFDPSGHPFCLCPMISLMESDDFALL
- a CDS encoding tyrosine-type recombinase/integrase, with the translated sequence MQEHNYHEKVNIDNAVKLRALLENLPRFCRDFFRGIEPTTSSRTRIAYAYDLGVFFEFLVNTNPALKNTPITDIKLEILDQIKPVDIEEYMEYLTYYKSNDKEYVNRENGKKRKLVSLRSFYNYYYKKELITTNPPSLISVPKLHDKEIIRLEIDEVAKLLDEVENAENMTKTQQRYHEKTKVRDLALMTLLLGTGIRVSECVGLDINDVDFDNNGIKIRRKGGYEVVVYFGDEVREALLNYLEERKKMVPEDGHTNALFLSMQMKRLNVRSVENLVKKYASTVTKLKKITPHKLRSTYGTSLYRETGDIYLVADVLGHKDVNTTKKHYAAIEDSRRRSAANVVKLREKKL
- a CDS encoding tRNA 2-thiocytidine biosynthesis TtcA family protein; the protein is MKLQQLLSYTRKALDDYQMIENGDKIAIGVSGGKDSLTLLYALSGLRRFYPKQFEIEAITVNMGFKELDFTEVANLCKELNINYTVVESDIADIVFEHRKESNPCSLCAKMRKGAFNTKAKELGCNKEAYAHHYDDVIETMMMSLIYEGRFHCFSPVTYLDRSDITLIRPLIYVEEKDIKGFRNAYRLPVVKNPCPVDGYTKREYIKQLIKTLGFESPGLRERLFHAIQSSGIDGWGKRL